The stretch of DNA CGCCAGGTGCGCAACGTCATCAAGCCATGGAGCGAAGTCGCCAAGACGCAGCACCCGCTGGCCAAGGACGGCTACCGCTTCATCTTCCATACGCCCAAGTACCGCCACGGCTCGCATACCACTCCTATCGACACGGACATGGTGGCGGTGCTCTTCGGGCCGTTCGGCGACCTTTATCGGCACGACAAGCGCATGCCGTTTGTCACTGAAGGCTACGTGGACATCCATCCCGAAGATGCCAAGGAACTCGGTGTCGAGGACGGCGATTACGTCTGGATCGACTCCGATCCTTCGGACCGGCCATATCGCGGGTGGAAGAAGAGCGACCCGGCCTACAAGGTGGCGCGGCTGCTCTGTCGGGCGCGCTACTACCCGGGCACGCCGCGGGGCGTCACCCGCATGTGGTTCAACATGTACGCCGCCACGCCGGGCAGTGTGAAGGCCGCCGAGACGCGTCCGGACGGGCTGGCCAAGAACTCCGAAACCAACTACCAGGCGATGTTCCGCCAGGGCAGTCATCAGAGCGCCACGCGTGGCTGGCTGAAGCCCACGCTCATGACCGACTCGCTCAACCGCAAGGAACTGATGGGTCACGCCATGGGCCAGGGCTTCTTACCGGATTCGCACTGTCCCACCGGCTCGCCGCGCGAATCCATCGTGAAGATCACCCGGGCCGAGCCCGGCGGGCTGAATGCCAAAGGCTTATGGCGGCCGGCCGAACTCGGCCTGCGTCCCGGCTATGAGAACGACGCCATGCAGCGATACCTGAAAGGCGAATTCATCAACAAGAAGGGAAAGTGAAGCCATGCCTCGCGTCTACAACTGGCAAATCGGCCGCACCATGAGCTACTGGTACTCCGAGAACCGCCCGCAGCGGCAGTTCGGCGCCGTCTTCGATATCAACAAATGCATCGAGTGCCAGACCTGCACCCTGGCCTGCAAGACCACGTGGACGAGTGGCCGCGGGCAGGAGTACATGCTGTGGAACAACGTCGAGACCAAGCCCTACGGCAGTTACCCGCTGGCCTGGGACCTGAAGGTGCTCGAGCAACTCGGCCCGCAGAAGTGGGAGGGCAACGTATACGCCGGGCGCACGGTGTTCGAGGGAACGCCGTCCGGGCTGCGGGTGCTGGGCACCGAACGGCTGGACATCGACTACATGTACCCCAACGTGGGCGAGGACGAGATCTACGGAACGGTCGAGCGCGGCGGTCACTTGAGCTTGCCGCAGCAGATGTGGATGTTCTACCTGGCGCGCATCTGCAATCACTGCACCTACCCGGCGTGCCTGGCGTCCTGCCCGCGCTCTTCCATCTATAAGCGGCCGGAGGACGGCATCGTGGTCATCGACCAGAGCCGCTGCCGCGGATACCAGGAGTGCGTGAAGGCGTGTCCGTATGGCAAGGTGTATTTCAATCCTTCCACCGGCACCAGCGAGAAGTGCATCGCGTGCTACCCCAAGATCGAGCAAGGGATCCAGCCACAGTGCTTCGTGAACTGCATCGGCAAGATCCGGCTGCAGGGATGGATCTCGCCGCCGGAAAAAGCGAAGGAAGACAATCCCGTGGACTACCTGGTGCACGTGCGCAAGCTGGCCTTGCCGCTCTACCCGCAGTACGGGCTGGAGCCGAACGTGTACTACGTTCCCCCGATCCAGGTTCCGCCGCCTTTCCTGGAGCAGATGTTCGGACCCGGAGTGGAGGCGGCCATCCAGACCTATCGCAATGCCAAGGACGACAAGACCCTGGCCGGCCTGTTCGCGCTCTTCGGCTCGACGGAACACACCATCCCCTATTTCAAGATCGTGGGGGACCAGG from Terriglobales bacterium encodes:
- a CDS encoding 4Fe-4S dicluster domain-containing protein; this translates as MPRVYNWQIGRTMSYWYSENRPQRQFGAVFDINKCIECQTCTLACKTTWTSGRGQEYMLWNNVETKPYGSYPLAWDLKVLEQLGPQKWEGNVYAGRTVFEGTPSGLRVLGTERLDIDYMYPNVGEDEIYGTVERGGHLSLPQQMWMFYLARICNHCTYPACLASCPRSSIYKRPEDGIVVIDQSRCRGYQECVKACPYGKVYFNPSTGTSEKCIACYPKIEQGIQPQCFVNCIGKIRLQGWISPPEKAKEDNPVDYLVHVRKLALPLYPQYGLEPNVYYVPPIQVPPPFLEQMFGPGVEAAIQTYRNAKDDKTLAGLFALFGSTEHTIPYFKIVGDQAVALDDHRKEIVRVPIYEPVHFRPAQDRIYQIMRSNTT